One genomic segment of Vibrio nitrifigilis includes these proteins:
- a CDS encoding GNAT family N-acetyltransferase — MSEFMGWDPSELGCYTFNALTLDPYWQDADYFPYFIYVDEKIAGFALIRYYPIDRSKLDVEQFFVLRKYKRLGIGMKALAQVLKLHPGEWQIRVLKENTLALRFWMAAVHAVVGDEFALTSEIDIDLEMDFIRFSYE; from the coding sequence ATGTCGGAGTTCATGGGATGGGATCCTAGTGAACTAGGCTGTTACACGTTTAATGCGCTGACCCTCGATCCTTATTGGCAAGATGCTGATTATTTTCCTTATTTTATTTATGTGGATGAAAAAATCGCAGGGTTTGCGTTGATTCGATATTACCCTATCGACCGATCTAAACTCGATGTTGAACAGTTTTTTGTACTGAGAAAATATAAAAGGCTAGGGATTGGTATGAAAGCGTTAGCACAGGTTTTGAAATTGCATCCGGGCGAATGGCAAATTCGAGTGTTGAAAGAGAATACGTTAGCGCTAAGGTTTTGGATGGCCGCAGTACATGCAGTAGTGGGAGATGAATTCGCTTTAACCAGTGAGATAGATATTGATTTAGAGATGGATTTTATACGTTTTAGCTATGAATAG
- a CDS encoding MazG nucleotide pyrophosphohydrolase domain-containing protein has protein sequence MPDLKPNATLHDFQQYVAELEVERGFSDQNAQNKCLLMGEEVGELFKAVRRAEGIAVDPQSKIADIGDELADIFIYLCAIANRYDIDLAEAFDAKEKINKTRTWR, from the coding sequence ATGCCTGACCTTAAACCAAACGCCACTTTACACGATTTCCAGCAGTACGTTGCTGAGTTAGAAGTTGAACGTGGATTTTCTGATCAAAATGCACAAAACAAATGCTTATTGATGGGAGAAGAGGTCGGTGAACTGTTTAAAGCGGTTCGGAGAGCGGAAGGGATTGCCGTTGACCCTCAGTCAAAAATTGCAGATATTGGCGATGAACTGGCGGATATTTTCATCTACCTTTGTGCGATAGCTAACCGATATGATATTGATTTAGCGGAGGCTTTTGACGCTAAAGAAAAGATCAATAAAACACGGACGTGGCGATGA
- a CDS encoding DUF1289 domain-containing protein codes for MFKKSKAAEPLPNPCVKNCAMDGSKICVGCHRTIDEILQWHDSSPAEQQEILLRAQARKKQPS; via the coding sequence GTGTTTAAAAAATCAAAGGCGGCAGAACCTCTCCCTAATCCTTGCGTAAAAAATTGCGCTATGGATGGTTCTAAAATCTGTGTTGGATGCCATCGTACCATTGATGAAATATTGCAATGGCATGATTCTAGCCCTGCTGAGCAGCAAGAGATATTGCTTCGGGCACAAGCTCGGAAAAAACAGCCATCTTAA